In Flavobacterium sp. N3904, one DNA window encodes the following:
- a CDS encoding MGMT family protein — protein METTNDNFFERVYAVARQIPYGKVTSYGAIAKILGAARSARMVGWAMNAAHNREDVPAHRVVNRKGLLTGKHHFDGTNLMQQLLESEGIVVVDNQIMNFESVFWEPEVHL, from the coding sequence ATGGAAACTACAAATGATAATTTTTTTGAAAGAGTCTATGCAGTTGCGAGACAAATTCCATATGGGAAAGTCACTTCTTATGGGGCTATAGCCAAAATATTAGGAGCAGCACGTTCTGCCAGAATGGTAGGCTGGGCAATGAATGCCGCACACAATAGGGAGGATGTTCCCGCTCATCGTGTGGTTAACAGAAAAGGTCTGCTAACCGGAAAACACCATTTTGACGGCACTAATCTGATGCAGCAATTATTGGAAAGCGAAGGTATTGTTGTTGTGGATAATCAAATTATGAATTTTGAAAGTGTTTTTTGGGAGCCTGAAGTACATCTTTAA
- a CDS encoding AsmA-like C-terminal region-containing protein, with protein sequence MRQSLEKGKEFVKTNRFRTILKRIGYFCIGFIGLLLIFFIGLRVYFIQNKTKIVTEINQKINKNISGKVSIGDVGYKFLIGFPNFTVVLNKVEVQDSLYSIHKRSVLTAEEIEVRLNVFALIHKKVDIEKIVLIDTKIDLFKDKNGVSNSNIFRAKPKTKEPKSKTETEINEVAFKNVIFISQNLQRNKLFHFEVASLKSKINYTNDGWETDLFLDVFAKSMAFNTIKGSFIKDKRVKGKLAVQYSTEKNRIDVVTDALGIGDDDFDIKASFILDKEHPMMNININTQILWLNAARLLDPHLFKILNHFNITKPLLASCSIKGDMNAEGDPEIIVDAQIKNNELIFPDGSVTDCNFIGKYTNNFKNGLGYNDSNSAVIIKNFSGNYEGIPVVIPTAAINNLEKPIATGNLHSKFDVEKLGNVFGDDFIKFSSGTANVDLKFNVDIVALRISKPRFTGKVDIENANMNYRPKNLIFQTDILLDFTDEALLIKNIKYQRGKNIAYLDGRIDNFLNLYYNDPEKMVAVLNLNSPFMDVKKLMGVLTYNEKKGDVKKVTTKANAKKRMDLVQKCQVVLNLNLKKMVYSNLTAKNAKIIISVNNRHFYIKQGSIETCGGKITFTSQLIPQGDLFGVNTNVNIATVDIPQFLTSFNNFGIKSFQPRNINGKLSAKIDMNAQITAEGDFVEESGRGNLQYEIKNGSLIDFKPIIKIGKFAFPNRDVKHIVFNDLSGRLNMSGNFVNIDYFKVSSNVLNFDVEGMYSFKKGTNLGLTIPLRNPEDDFKIKDIKEREAKRYKGIVLHLLVVDGKDGEMKIKMGSLPDKNTK encoded by the coding sequence ATGAGACAATCATTGGAAAAAGGAAAAGAATTTGTAAAAACGAATCGATTTAGAACAATCTTAAAAAGAATTGGGTATTTCTGTATTGGTTTTATTGGACTATTACTTATCTTTTTTATTGGGTTACGAGTGTACTTTATTCAAAATAAGACAAAAATAGTAACCGAAATCAATCAAAAAATCAATAAAAACATCTCAGGAAAGGTCAGTATTGGCGATGTAGGGTATAAGTTTTTGATCGGTTTTCCCAATTTTACGGTCGTACTCAATAAAGTGGAAGTACAGGACAGTCTCTACTCGATTCACAAAAGAAGTGTACTTACAGCAGAAGAAATTGAGGTAAGGCTAAATGTTTTTGCCTTAATACACAAAAAAGTGGATATCGAAAAAATAGTATTGATTGACACTAAAATTGATTTGTTTAAAGATAAAAATGGAGTTTCCAATTCGAATATATTTAGGGCAAAACCCAAAACAAAAGAGCCCAAGAGTAAAACCGAAACTGAAATCAATGAAGTAGCTTTTAAAAATGTAATCTTTATTTCCCAAAACTTACAAAGAAATAAATTATTTCATTTTGAGGTAGCCTCATTAAAAAGCAAAATAAACTACACTAACGATGGCTGGGAAACCGATCTTTTTCTGGATGTTTTTGCCAAAAGTATGGCGTTTAATACCATTAAGGGAAGTTTTATAAAAGACAAAAGGGTAAAAGGGAAACTCGCCGTTCAGTATTCTACAGAAAAAAATAGAATTGACGTCGTTACAGACGCACTTGGAATTGGTGATGATGATTTTGATATTAAAGCCAGTTTTATCTTGGATAAAGAGCATCCTATGATGAATATTAATATCAATACCCAAATTTTATGGTTGAATGCCGCTCGGTTACTGGATCCGCATCTTTTTAAAATTTTAAATCATTTCAACATTACAAAACCATTATTGGCAAGCTGTAGCATCAAGGGAGATATGAATGCAGAGGGCGATCCAGAAATTATTGTCGATGCTCAAATTAAAAACAATGAACTGATTTTTCCGGACGGATCGGTTACAGACTGTAATTTTATTGGAAAATACACCAATAATTTTAAAAATGGCTTGGGCTACAATGACAGTAACTCGGCGGTAATTATTAAAAATTTTAGCGGAAACTATGAAGGTATTCCTGTAGTTATTCCAACTGCTGCAATTAATAATTTAGAAAAACCTATTGCAACAGGAAACTTACATTCTAAGTTTGATGTGGAGAAATTAGGAAATGTTTTTGGTGATGATTTTATAAAATTTTCCAGTGGTACAGCCAATGTAGATTTGAAATTTAATGTAGATATTGTGGCCTTACGCATTTCCAAACCTCGTTTTACAGGCAAAGTAGATATCGAAAATGCAAACATGAATTATAGACCCAAAAATTTAATTTTTCAAACAGATATTCTTCTTGATTTTACTGATGAAGCATTGTTGATAAAAAATATTAAATACCAAAGAGGCAAAAATATTGCTTACTTGGATGGAAGAATAGACAATTTTCTAAATCTCTATTATAATGACCCTGAAAAAATGGTGGCTGTACTCAATCTTAATTCCCCTTTTATGGATGTAAAAAAATTGATGGGAGTTCTTACTTATAATGAAAAAAAGGGCGATGTAAAAAAAGTAACAACTAAAGCCAATGCTAAAAAAAGAATGGATCTTGTTCAAAAATGTCAAGTAGTTTTGAATTTGAATCTTAAAAAGATGGTGTATTCTAATTTGACGGCTAAAAATGCAAAAATCATCATCTCGGTCAATAATCGGCATTTTTATATCAAGCAAGGATCAATAGAAACTTGTGGTGGTAAAATTACATTTACTTCTCAATTAATTCCTCAGGGTGATTTGTTCGGTGTCAATACAAATGTAAATATCGCAACCGTTGATATTCCTCAGTTTTTAACCTCTTTTAATAACTTTGGGATTAAATCGTTTCAGCCAAGAAATATAAACGGAAAGCTTTCGGCAAAGATAGATATGAATGCCCAAATTACTGCAGAAGGCGATTTTGTAGAGGAATCTGGAAGAGGAAATTTGCAATACGAAATCAAAAATGGTTCATTGATTGATTTTAAACCCATTATAAAAATAGGTAAGTTTGCTTTTCCCAATAGAGATGTAAAACATATCGTTTTTAACGACTTGTCAGGGCGATTAAATATGAGCGGAAATTTTGTAAATATTGATTATTTTAAAGTAAGTTCGAATGTATTGAATTTTGATGTAGAGGGAATGTATTCTTTCAAGAAAGGAACCAATTTAGGATTGACGATTCCGCTGAGAAATCCAGAGGACGATTTTAAAATAAAAGATATAAAAGAAAGAGAAGCCAAACGTTACAAAGGGATTGTATTGCATTTGCTGGTTGTAGACGGAAAAGATGGCGAAATGAAAATAAAAATGGGAAGTCTCCCGGATAAAAATACAAAATAA
- a CDS encoding LysE family transporter, producing the protein MTLFLPFFLGFIVAAIGITPPGLINMTAAKVSLKDGRNEAISFAVGATIIVFFQTFLALLFATFINSRPDIISRLQEMGLFIFIALTVYFFWKAKKPKIPKSEAKVRSKTNRFFLGMLLSALNLFPIPYYVFVSITLATYGYFYFTESFIYAFVSGVVAGSFLVFYLYIVYFKKREAKSNFLMNNGNYIIGTITGLVSIVTLFKLIKGYFG; encoded by the coding sequence ATGACTTTATTTTTGCCTTTTTTTCTCGGATTTATTGTTGCTGCAATTGGAATTACACCTCCTGGTTTAATCAATATGACAGCCGCAAAAGTGAGTTTGAAAGATGGCCGGAACGAAGCTATTTCTTTTGCCGTGGGAGCTACCATAATTGTATTTTTTCAAACCTTTTTGGCACTGTTATTTGCTACTTTTATCAATAGCCGCCCCGACATCATTAGCAGGCTTCAGGAAATGGGACTGTTTATTTTTATAGCGCTGACCGTATATTTTTTTTGGAAGGCAAAAAAGCCAAAAATCCCCAAATCGGAAGCAAAAGTGCGAAGTAAAACCAATCGTTTTTTTCTGGGAATGTTATTGTCTGCATTAAATCTTTTTCCCATCCCTTATTATGTTTTTGTATCCATTACACTAGCAACTTATGGATATTTTTATTTTACCGAATCTTTTATCTATGCTTTTGTATCAGGTGTGGTAGCCGGTTCTTTTTTGGTTTTTTATCTTTATATAGTATACTTCAAAAAGAGAGAGGCAAAATCTAATTTTTTAATGAATAATGGGAATTATATTATTGGTACTATTACAGGATTAGTCTCAATTGTTACGCTCTTTAAACTCATTAAGGGATATTTTGGATAA
- a CDS encoding porin family protein, with protein sequence MRVLKTILFSTFLLTVSIATAQGVGIRGGVNLSTISGDYYDSTSKTGYYVGIYDEIPVVKDVFFIQPEIQYSSEKFSTNLADYTIDYITVPVLAKVYAVKLLSFETGPQFGFKINDKTDSNSPLITPQDDFETFNPAWAFGASLNLPFGLSINGRFISSFNSVFKDGDYNDEGKSQVFQLGASLKF encoded by the coding sequence ATGAGAGTATTAAAAACAATCCTTTTCAGCACATTTTTACTGACAGTGTCTATCGCAACAGCACAAGGTGTCGGAATTAGAGGTGGTGTAAATCTATCTACAATAAGTGGTGATTACTACGATTCAACCTCTAAAACAGGGTATTATGTAGGTATTTATGATGAAATTCCAGTTGTAAAAGATGTATTCTTTATACAACCAGAGATACAATATTCTAGCGAAAAATTCAGTACCAATCTTGCCGATTACACAATTGATTATATTACTGTTCCGGTTTTGGCTAAGGTTTATGCCGTAAAATTGCTAAGTTTTGAAACAGGACCACAGTTTGGTTTTAAAATAAACGACAAAACCGATTCTAATAGTCCCCTTATCACGCCACAGGATGATTTTGAGACTTTCAATCCGGCCTGGGCTTTTGGTGCCTCATTGAATCTTCCGTTTGGATTGTCAATAAACGGTCGTTTTATCAGCAGTTTTAATAGTGTTTTTAAAGACGGTGACTACAATGACGAAGGAAAAAGTCAAGTTTTTCAATTGGGGGCTTCATTAAAATTCTAA
- a CDS encoding porin family protein, whose protein sequence is MRTLKILLLGAFIVVASSTATAQSFGIRAGANFADITGSNFKNTSATTGLFIGVNKEMTIIKSLLFIQPEVQYSQEGFSTKNLPDTKIDYLSVPILAKVYVIKLFSFETGPQFGFPINDNLNNYKTESVVTSWAFGMNLNLPLHLSITARYMTGLTDVIVDNSSKSQSFQIGAGFRF, encoded by the coding sequence ATGCGAACATTAAAAATTTTATTATTAGGTGCATTTATTGTAGTGGCATCAAGTACTGCAACAGCACAAAGTTTCGGAATTAGAGCGGGAGCTAATTTTGCTGATATTACTGGTTCTAATTTTAAAAACACTAGCGCCACAACGGGTTTATTTATAGGGGTAAACAAAGAAATGACAATCATAAAAAGTTTGCTTTTCATTCAGCCCGAAGTGCAATACTCACAAGAAGGATTTTCTACCAAGAATCTACCCGATACAAAAATAGACTACCTTTCTGTACCCATTTTGGCTAAAGTATATGTGATTAAATTATTTAGTTTTGAAACCGGACCACAATTTGGTTTCCCAATTAATGACAATTTAAATAATTATAAAACAGAAAGTGTTGTTACTTCTTGGGCATTTGGGATGAACCTTAATCTTCCTTTGCACCTTTCTATAACCGCTCGATATATGACTGGTTTGACAGACGTTATAGTGGATAACTCCAGTAAAAGCCAATCATTTCAAATTGGTGCTGGTTTCCGATTTTAA
- a CDS encoding L,D-transpeptidase family protein: MRKPVLLLILFSFCFSFSSISCKKTADENSKLPLSSGYSSKVQSLTPFDSTLVNSFFIKYHELKKYQQETTELYQKRNYQYIWFDTKGMLEVSHLLYNKLNNMEDDGIKATIPYKEKLDALFLNATENQKATVNNELLLTSLYFFYTQKVLKGIDDKKIAELGWYLPRKKKSYVSYLDSIIANPSLINKNEKEVLGQYYNLKEVLQKYRKIQKDNSWSPIALDSSTTALKLGDSSQTIAQIRQRLYIFEDLSADSKSAIYDDVLAAGIVKYQNRNGLLENPIITKKIIASLNVPIEDRIKTITVNMERCRWIDVDVAKAKELIVVNIPSYRLTYFKDGKPVLISNVVVGKDMNKTVIFSADMRYIVFSPYWNVPTSIIKKEIKPGIAKNPNYLSQHNMEWYNGGIRQKPGSKNSLGLVKFLFPNNNSIYLHDTPSKNLFNEEKRAFSHGCIRVAKPVELANEILKDDKNWTPAKIDAAMHKGKETWYTLKNKIPVYIGYFTAWVDDEGAIHFYDDVYQRDDRLATMLFEE; this comes from the coding sequence ATGAGAAAACCTGTTTTATTGCTCATTCTATTTTCATTTTGCTTTTCGTTTTCTTCAATTTCTTGTAAAAAAACAGCCGACGAAAATTCAAAACTACCTCTTTCTTCCGGTTACTCTTCAAAAGTGCAAAGCCTGACTCCATTTGACAGTACCTTGGTGAATTCCTTTTTTATAAAGTACCATGAACTAAAAAAATACCAACAAGAAACAACTGAATTATATCAAAAACGGAACTATCAATACATTTGGTTTGACACCAAAGGCATGCTCGAAGTAAGTCATTTGTTGTACAATAAATTGAATAATATGGAAGATGACGGAATTAAAGCCACCATCCCATACAAAGAAAAACTGGATGCCCTTTTCCTGAATGCAACCGAAAACCAAAAAGCTACCGTCAATAATGAATTATTACTTACATCTCTTTATTTTTTTTATACCCAAAAAGTTTTAAAAGGAATAGACGACAAAAAAATTGCCGAATTGGGTTGGTACTTACCCCGAAAAAAGAAATCGTATGTCAGCTATTTAGACTCTATTATTGCCAATCCTTCGCTAATCAATAAAAATGAGAAAGAAGTATTGGGTCAATATTACAATCTGAAAGAAGTACTTCAAAAATACAGAAAAATACAAAAAGACAATTCCTGGAGTCCGATAGCATTAGATTCAAGCACTACAGCTTTGAAACTTGGTGATTCTTCACAGACCATTGCACAAATCAGACAGCGGTTGTATATTTTTGAAGACCTTTCGGCCGACTCCAAAAGTGCAATATACGATGACGTTCTTGCTGCCGGAATCGTAAAATACCAAAATCGTAACGGCCTACTCGAGAACCCAATTATTACCAAAAAAATCATTGCATCACTAAATGTACCTATTGAAGATCGCATTAAAACTATCACCGTAAACATGGAACGTTGCCGATGGATTGACGTTGATGTTGCTAAAGCCAAAGAACTAATCGTGGTTAATATTCCTTCTTACCGACTGACCTATTTCAAAGACGGAAAACCGGTTTTGATATCGAATGTGGTCGTTGGAAAAGACATGAATAAGACTGTTATTTTTAGTGCCGATATGCGTTATATCGTTTTTAGTCCTTATTGGAACGTTCCGACAAGCATTATCAAAAAAGAAATTAAACCTGGTATAGCCAAAAACCCAAACTACCTCTCCCAACACAATATGGAATGGTATAATGGGGGCATTAGACAAAAACCGGGCTCCAAAAACTCATTGGGATTAGTGAAATTTTTATTTCCCAACAACAATTCTATTTACTTGCACGACACCCCTTCCAAAAATTTGTTTAATGAAGAAAAAAGGGCTTTTAGCCACGGTTGCATACGCGTTGCCAAACCGGTAGAACTGGCTAATGAAATCCTAAAAGACGATAAAAACTGGACCCCCGCAAAAATTGATGCCGCCATGCACAAAGGCA
- a CDS encoding nuclear transport factor 2 family protein: protein MKALFLSLAVLTLVSFDSLQYKEADEKEQINQTLDDWHKAAADANAKVYFGMMTEDAIFIGTDPTENWDLKAFQAFAKPYFDRGKAWNFKAIERHIYLDKSGKLAWFDELLNTQMKICRGSGVLIKMGQEWKIKHYVLSMTIPNDNTNEVVKIITPIEDTLLQKLQSK, encoded by the coding sequence ATGAAAGCACTATTTTTAAGTTTAGCAGTATTGACTTTGGTTAGTTTTGATTCTTTGCAGTATAAGGAAGCAGACGAAAAAGAACAAATAAACCAAACTCTTGATGACTGGCACAAAGCGGCAGCCGACGCCAATGCCAAAGTGTATTTTGGTATGATGACCGAAGATGCCATTTTTATTGGAACAGATCCAACAGAGAATTGGGATTTGAAAGCTTTTCAAGCTTTTGCAAAGCCTTATTTTGATAGAGGAAAAGCTTGGAATTTTAAAGCAATAGAAAGACATATCTATTTGGATAAATCAGGGAAACTGGCTTGGTTTGACGAACTATTGAATACCCAAATGAAAATTTGCAGAGGATCTGGTGTTCTTATAAAAATGGGGCAAGAATGGAAAATAAAACACTATGTTTTGTCGATGACAATTCCAAATGACAATACCAATGAGGTTGTCAAAATAATCACTCCAATAGAAGATACTTTACTGCAAAAATTACAATCTAAATAG
- a CDS encoding AsmA-like C-terminal region-containing protein, whose amino-acid sequence MNDNLQSVPFFKKGMVKKMVKWIVFFIIGILLLLMLSTACLYYYFSHHKAKIITEINQKIDENIKGTVTIGDIGYKLFTGFPNFAVTLNNVVVKDSLWAQHKHTLLLAKEVEVHINLKTLYDQDEVDIEKIQINDATVNIFKEKNGYTNLDIFKPKPKDTITKKKFKTVLEEFALDNVAIVANNEMTDKLFSFDVSSLESKLNYTPDGIQTDLYVNTFAKSLSFKISKGSFIKDKRVKGMLAVVYSKSKNNISIDTKNLEIGEDDFDITAHFDLGKINPMFGIFIKTDILWSDATRLLDSHIFKILNHYNITKPIAVTCSIKGSLVAKGNPEIIVKAIIKNNTLETPDGEVTDCSFHGEYTNNFKNGLGYVDENSSVILTNFSGNYDEIPIVIPNAMIHNLTVPSATGVFKSQFNVSKLNQFVNENFVVFSDGDATVNLNFNVNIVNLKLNKPTFSGSVLVKGATINYKPKDITLADTDIQLNFTDEALTIQKIKYTNGNNTIMMDGKIANFLNLYYNDPAKMVVNWDIYSPNFDAQQFLAMLTTNKSAKVVVKDTTTNLVSNKLQSMLKKCQVVINAKADKMSYNHLLATDVKLSILLNDNQLFIQNGWIQSSGGNIAFDAQLIPTNTAYNFSANATINMVDIPQFLTSFNNFGIKSFSPSNLKGNLSAKTKMSGAMTKTGDLIDSSLDGSVNYSITNGVLSNFEPIMKVGRFAFPRRNVQNIIFDNLTGQFNVSENKIVIDNFKVNSSVLDFNISGIYSFGKGTNLEMTIPLRNPENDYKITDSIKRARIRERGIVLHLVAIDGPDNKIQIKWDKNWRTEDQ is encoded by the coding sequence ATGAACGATAATCTGCAATCGGTTCCTTTTTTCAAAAAGGGGATGGTAAAAAAAATGGTTAAGTGGATTGTGTTTTTTATAATTGGTATTTTGTTGTTATTGATGCTAAGTACTGCTTGCCTGTATTATTATTTCAGTCATCACAAAGCCAAAATAATTACCGAAATCAATCAGAAAATAGATGAAAACATAAAAGGTACGGTGACAATTGGCGATATCGGTTACAAACTTTTTACAGGCTTTCCCAATTTTGCCGTAACCCTAAATAACGTTGTGGTAAAAGACAGTTTGTGGGCGCAGCACAAACACACGTTACTGCTTGCCAAAGAAGTTGAGGTACACATCAACCTGAAAACATTATACGATCAGGACGAAGTGGATATTGAAAAAATTCAGATCAATGATGCAACAGTAAATATTTTTAAAGAAAAGAACGGCTACACCAATTTGGATATTTTCAAACCAAAACCCAAAGACACGATTACAAAAAAAAAATTCAAAACGGTTTTGGAGGAATTTGCATTGGATAATGTAGCCATAGTAGCCAATAATGAAATGACAGACAAACTTTTTAGTTTTGATGTCTCCTCGCTTGAAAGCAAACTAAACTATACACCAGACGGGATTCAAACCGATTTGTACGTTAATACTTTTGCCAAAAGTCTGTCTTTCAAAATTTCCAAAGGCAGTTTTATAAAAGACAAAAGAGTAAAGGGAATGTTGGCTGTAGTGTATTCCAAAAGCAAAAACAACATTAGCATTGACACCAAAAACTTGGAAATCGGTGAGGATGATTTTGATATTACCGCTCATTTTGATTTGGGAAAAATCAATCCCATGTTTGGCATTTTTATAAAAACCGACATTCTATGGAGTGATGCCACGCGTTTATTGGACAGTCATATTTTTAAAATTTTAAACCATTATAATATTACCAAGCCCATTGCTGTAACGTGTTCTATAAAAGGGAGTTTGGTTGCCAAGGGAAATCCGGAAATTATTGTAAAAGCAATCATAAAAAACAATACGCTCGAAACACCGGATGGCGAAGTAACCGATTGTTCTTTTCATGGGGAGTACACCAATAATTTTAAAAATGGATTGGGCTATGTTGACGAAAATTCGTCGGTGATACTGACTAATTTCTCTGGGAATTATGATGAAATTCCAATTGTGATTCCAAATGCAATGATTCATAATCTGACCGTTCCATCTGCAACTGGAGTATTTAAATCTCAGTTTAATGTTTCAAAACTGAATCAATTTGTTAATGAAAATTTTGTGGTTTTTTCTGATGGTGATGCCACCGTTAATTTAAATTTTAATGTCAATATTGTAAATTTAAAATTAAACAAGCCCACTTTTTCGGGCAGTGTTTTGGTTAAAGGAGCAACAATAAACTACAAGCCAAAAGATATCACATTGGCCGATACAGACATTCAGCTTAATTTTACGGATGAGGCTTTAACCATTCAAAAAATTAAATATACCAATGGGAATAACACCATAATGATGGATGGTAAAATCGCCAATTTCCTGAATTTGTACTATAATGACCCCGCAAAAATGGTAGTAAACTGGGATATTTACAGCCCGAATTTTGATGCACAACAGTTTCTAGCGATGTTAACGACCAATAAATCTGCAAAAGTAGTGGTCAAGGATACTACGACAAATCTTGTTTCAAACAAACTCCAGTCGATGCTAAAGAAATGCCAGGTTGTAATTAATGCCAAAGCAGATAAAATGTCGTACAATCATTTATTGGCAACTGATGTAAAGCTGAGTATTTTGCTTAACGACAACCAATTATTTATTCAAAACGGTTGGATACAAAGTTCTGGAGGAAATATTGCATTTGATGCTCAATTGATTCCAACCAATACTGCTTACAATTTTAGCGCCAATGCTACTATAAACATGGTTGATATACCGCAGTTTTTGACTTCATTTAATAATTTCGGGATAAAATCTTTTTCACCAAGTAACCTTAAAGGTAATCTTTCGGCCAAAACTAAAATGAGTGGGGCTATGACCAAAACAGGAGATTTAATAGACAGTTCATTAGATGGAAGCGTAAATTATTCGATAACAAATGGAGTGTTGTCCAATTTTGAACCCATTATGAAAGTTGGGCGATTTGCCTTTCCGAGAAGAAATGTTCAAAATATTATTTTTGATAATTTGACCGGGCAGTTTAACGTCTCAGAGAATAAAATAGTCATTGATAATTTCAAGGTCAATTCGAGTGTTTTGGATTTTAATATTAGTGGTATTTATTCTTTTGGGAAAGGAACAAATCTTGAAATGACCATTCCGCTGCGCAATCCCGAGAATGATTATAAAATTACAGACAGCATCAAAAGGGCGAGAATAAGAGAACGCGGAATTGTACTGCATTTGGTAGCCATAGATGGGCCCGATAATAAAATACAAATAAAATGGGATAAAAACTGGAGAACCGAAGATCAGTAA
- the trmB gene encoding tRNA (guanosine(46)-N7)-methyltransferase TrmB, translating into MGSKNKLKRFKENETFQNVFQPTREEVVGDLFPLKGKWNSDFFKNENPLVLELGCGKGEYSVGLAERYPNKNFVGIDIKGARFWRGAKTAVETGLHNVAFIRTQIELINHIFAENEVDEIWITFPDPQIKYKRTKHRMTNSEFLQLYKKILKKDGIVNLKTDSEFMHGYTLGLLHGEGHEVLYANHNVYVNEGSPEEVTAFQTFYEKQYLEINKAITYIRFKIK; encoded by the coding sequence GTGGGAAGTAAAAATAAATTAAAAAGATTCAAAGAAAACGAAACATTCCAAAATGTTTTTCAGCCAACAAGAGAAGAAGTTGTAGGGGATTTGTTTCCGCTAAAAGGCAAATGGAATTCGGATTTTTTCAAAAATGAAAATCCATTGGTGCTTGAATTGGGATGTGGTAAAGGTGAATATTCCGTTGGTTTGGCCGAAAGATATCCAAATAAAAACTTTGTTGGGATCGACATTAAAGGAGCCCGTTTCTGGCGCGGTGCAAAAACGGCTGTGGAAACCGGATTGCATAATGTGGCATTTATTCGAACACAAATTGAATTAATCAACCATATTTTTGCCGAAAACGAAGTCGATGAAATTTGGATTACTTTTCCAGATCCACAAATAAAATACAAAAGAACCAAACACAGAATGACTAATTCAGAATTTCTGCAATTGTATAAAAAAATCTTGAAAAAAGACGGTATTGTTAATCTTAAAACGGACAGTGAATTTATGCATGGTTATACGTTGGGACTGCTGCACGGAGAAGGGCATGAGGTTTTGTATGCCAACCATAATGTGTATGTAAACGAAGGAAGCCCTGAAGAAGTTACCGCTTTTCAGACATTTTATGAAAAACAATATTTGGAAATTAACAAAGCAATTACGTATATTCGTTTTAAAATTAAATAG